A window of Streptomyces sp. Je 1-332 genomic DNA:
GCGCGACGGTGCCGATGAGGGCTCCGGTGGCGGTGAGCCCTTCGCGTACGCGACCTGTGAGGAAGAGGTACGCGATGAAGATGGCGGGGGTGAGCTTGATCCCGGCGGCGATGCCGATAGCGATGCCTTTGCCGGGGGTGCCGGGTGCGCGAGTGAGATCCCAGAGGATCAGACAGCCGAGGGCGAGGTTGATCTGCCCGAAGAGGATGGTCTGGAAGACGGGCTCGATCCAGAGCGCGAGGGCGGTGCCCGCGAGGAGGGGGGCGGTGCGGGTGGGGAGGCCGGCGAGGCGGGTGGAGAGGTGGATGAACAGGACGAGGAGGGCGACGTTCCCCGCGAGGAAGGTGAGCTTGAGGGCGGGGAGGGGGAGCCAGGTGGTGGGTACGAAGAGGAGGGCGGCGAAGGGCGGGTAGGTGGCCGGAAGCTTCCACTCGGTGACGGTGAACCCGTAGAGATCCCGCCCACCCACGACGGCGGCGCCCTCCGCCCGGTAGACGAGGGTGTCGGCCATGGGGATGCGTTGAGCGAGGCAGAGGGCGGCGAGGGCGAGGAGGGAGCCGCCGAGGAGGATGACGGCGGGGGCGGACCGCCAGTCCGTCACGCACGGCGACTCACCAACAACAGAGGGTTCCTGCACGCCCGCGACCTTAGTGGACCTCGGGCCCGGTCCGACGGCGGGTACGGGGCCGCGCCGCGCCGTTATGTCCACCCTCGCCATCGCGCGCCGCCTACTGCGGGTGCGTGCGGCTACGGGGCTGGTCCGTGTGTGGGTGCGGGGCCGCGCCGGTATGTCCGTCCTCGCTATCGTCCGGTGACCGCGGGGCTACTTCGCCCCCGGAGCGCCGCGAACCGTGCTCCGGGCAGACATACCGACACGCCCCCTCGCGCGCGCTGCCGACTGCGGGTGCGTGGCGCTACGGAGCTGGTCCGTGTGTGGGTGCGGGGCCGCGCCGGTATGTCCGTCCTCGCTATCGTCCGGTGGCCGGCTTGCTACTTCGCCCCCGGAGCGCCGCGAACCGTGCTCCGGGCAGACATACCGACACGACCCCTCGCGCGCGCTGCCGACTGCGGATGGCTTCAACGCAGGTTCCCTAGCCGCGTACGTCACCCACCCACCCCCACGGCCACCCCGCCCCTCGCTGCCCCCACCCCCACTTCCGCGCCGCCCACCCACCCACCCACCAGGCTGACCACCCCTCCAGTCGCTGCGGGGCAATCGGGCGGGTGGGCGGGAAAGGCCTGTTCGGGGCGAGGCGGATGCGGGGTGATCGGGCGGGCGGGTGGGAGAGGTTTGTTCGGCAGGGGTGGATGCGGGGTGATCGGGTGGGTGGGGGGGAGAGGTCTGCTCGGCAAGGGGCGGATGCGGGCCCCGGGAAAGGCAGGTCGGCGGCCTTCCCGCCCCGGGGGGAAATTCGGTGGCCCGGGGTGGGGGTGGGGCATAAGATGCCCGGTCTGCCCGCGTGCCTCGCGCCCGCCACCGCCCGGTCGGCAACCGGCCGGCCCAGACCCCACACCCCCGCCCGCCGGAGGCAACCGTGCACGCCCAGCCCGACCCCCTCTCCCGAGAGCGGAACCACCTGGCCGCATCCCGCTCGGCCCTGAGAGCCATGCGCGAGGACGCCGAGGCACTCGACATCCGCGACGTCACCGCGAACTGGGTCAACGCCGCCGTCCTGCAGAGCCAGCTCGACGAGCGGATCAAGTCCCTCGCCGACCTCTCCCACACCCCCCTCTTCTTCGGTCGGCTCGACTATCTCCACGCCCCCGGCGCCGATCAGGCGGAAGGCGCCGAGGGCGAGCAGTTCTACATCGGGCGGCGGCACGTCCACGACGCCGACGGCGACCCCATGGTCATCGACTGGCGCGCCCCCGTCTCGCAGCCCTTCTACCGCGCCTCCAAGAAGGCGCCGATGGACATCGCCCTGCGGCGGCGGTTCGGATACACGGGCGGCGAACTCACCGCGTACGAGGACGAGCACCTCAGCGACGCCGACGCCCGCCCCGACGAGGCCGAGCAGACCAGCAAGCTGCTCCAGCAGGAGATCGAAAGGCCCCGCGTCGGCCCCATGCGCGACATCGTCGCCACGATCCAGCCCGAGCAGGACGAGATCGTCCGGAGTGGCCTCGGGGGCTCCGTGTGCGTGCAGGGAGGACCCGGCACCGGCAAGACCGCCGTCGGCCTGCACCGCGTCGCCTATCTGCTCTACGCCCACCGCGAGCGCCTCGCCCGGACCGGCACCCTCGTCATCGGGCCCAACAGGTCCTTCCTGCACTACATCGAGCAAGTCCTGCCCGCGCTCGGCGAGTTGGAGGTCAAGCAGGCCGCCGTCGACGACCTCGTCGCCCATGTGGAGGTGCGGGGGACGGACGATGCCGCCGCTGCCGTCGTCAAGGGTGACGCCCGCATGGCCGCCGTCCTGCGCAAGGCCCTGCGGTCCCACGTCACCATGCCCGACGAGCCCGTCGTCGTGGTACGCGGGTCACGGCGCTGGCGCGTTCCCGCCTACGAACTCGAGGAAATCGTCGGTGAGTTGCTTGACCGCGACATCCGGTACGGGGCCGCCCGCGACGCCCTGCCGCAGCGCATCGCGCACGCCGTGCTCGTCCGGATGGAGCAGGCCGGCGAGGCCCCCGACGACCGTGTGCAGGACGCCGTCGCCCGTAACTCCGCGGTGAAAGCCGCCGTCAAGGCGATGTGGCCGCCTGTCGATCCCGCGAAGCTGGTGCTGCGGCTGCTCTCCGACGCCGACTTCCTCGCCCAGCACGCCGAGGGGATCCTCGATCACGACGAGCAGAAGCTGATCCTCTGGACGAAGCCCGCGCGGAGCCTCAAGACCGCCAAGTGGTCGGCCGCCGACGCCGTGTTGATCGACGAGGCCACCGATCTCGTCGCCCGGACCCATTCCCTTGGGCATGTCGTGCTCGATGAGGCGCAGGACCTCTCCCCCATGCAGTACCGCGCCGTAGGGCGCCGCTGCACCACCGGTTCTACCACCGTCCTCGGCGACCTCGCCCAGGGCACCACCCCCTGGGCAACGCGGAGTTGGGAGCAGGCCCTGGAGCATCTGGGGAAGGGCGAGGCGGTGGTGGAGGAGCTCACCGCGGGCTTCCGTGTGCCGCGGGAGGTCATCGCGTACGCCTCCCGGCTGCTGCCCTCCATCGCCCCCGGGCTCGCCGAGGTGAAGTCCGTGCGTGAGTCGCCGGGTTCGCTCGTGGTGCGGCGCACGGCGGATCTCGACGCCGCGTCCGTCGAAGCCTGCGTCGAGTCGCTGCGGCAGGAGGGGTCCATCGGGCTCATCGCCGCCGACGCCCGTATCCCCGCGCTCGCCGAAGCACTCGGCGCCGCGGGGATGACGTACCTCTCGCCCGGCGACGAGACCACCGCGGAGTCCCGGCTCACGCTCGTACCCGCCTCCCTCGCGAAGGGACTTGAGTACGACTACGTGGTCCTCGACGAGCCCGCCGCCGTCGTCGACGGCGAGCCCGACGAGCGGACGGGACTACGACGGCTGTACGTCGCCCTG
This region includes:
- a CDS encoding ATP-binding domain-containing protein — encoded protein: MHAQPDPLSRERNHLAASRSALRAMREDAEALDIRDVTANWVNAAVLQSQLDERIKSLADLSHTPLFFGRLDYLHAPGADQAEGAEGEQFYIGRRHVHDADGDPMVIDWRAPVSQPFYRASKKAPMDIALRRRFGYTGGELTAYEDEHLSDADARPDEAEQTSKLLQQEIERPRVGPMRDIVATIQPEQDEIVRSGLGGSVCVQGGPGTGKTAVGLHRVAYLLYAHRERLARTGTLVIGPNRSFLHYIEQVLPALGELEVKQAAVDDLVAHVEVRGTDDAAAAVVKGDARMAAVLRKALRSHVTMPDEPVVVVRGSRRWRVPAYELEEIVGELLDRDIRYGAARDALPQRIAHAVLVRMEQAGEAPDDRVQDAVARNSAVKAAVKAMWPPVDPAKLVLRLLSDADFLAQHAEGILDHDEQKLILWTKPARSLKTAKWSAADAVLIDEATDLVARTHSLGHVVLDEAQDLSPMQYRAVGRRCTTGSTTVLGDLAQGTTPWATRSWEQALEHLGKGEAVVEELTAGFRVPREVIAYASRLLPSIAPGLAEVKSVRESPGSLVVRRTADLDAASVEACVESLRQEGSIGLIAADARIPALAEALGAAGMTYLSPGDETTAESRLTLVPASLAKGLEYDYVVLDEPAAVVDGEPDERTGLRRLYVALTRAVSGLTVVHAAALPEQLAA